The following nucleotide sequence is from Harmonia axyridis chromosome 5, icHarAxyr1.1, whole genome shotgun sequence.
GAAACTAAATTGGAGGATTTTTTCTGTTGCTTGCGGGAGTGTGCTTGGGATGGTGTGCTGTCAGAGTCAGATTCAGACAGGGCATATGAACTGCTCTCTGCCACTATGCGAGCAAAAATGGATCAGATCTTTCCATATAAGAAATGCCGTCAAAAAAGTTGCAGTAGTGTAGGATGGATGACAATGGGTATTAGAATATCGAGTAATCACAAAAGGGAGCTTTATGAAAAAATGATAGATGGAATGGTATCACAAGAATACTATAAaacttattcaaaaatattgaagaaggtCGTAGAGCAAGCTAAAATGAATTCAAAGAGAGCATATATTGAACAATCTGGAAATAAAACCAAAGCCACCTGGACACTAATCAATAATGCAACAAAACAGGTAAAGAACACGAATACATTATTTAAGACATTTCCTAACAAAGATAAAAAAACCATTTTGAATGAGATgaatttgaactttttgaaACTCACTAAGAATGACAAACAAATAACCAATGAAGATTTGAACATAAGATCAAGTGATAGGAGCATTTTTCTGAGTCCTGTTTTAGAGCAAGAAATGTACAACTACATCATGCAGttaaagaataaaaaatcaGTGGGATATGATGAGATTCCCATTGACCTATTAAAAATCAGTGCTCCATTATTGACAAAACCATTAACATATATAATCAATTTGATATTAGAAACAGGGAAATATCCACAAGTCCTTAAAGAAGCTTGGATAAAACCAATACACAAGAAGGGAGATATGAACAACTATGATAATTACCGACCAATATCTATTCTCTCTAATTTGAataagatttttgagagaataatttttgataaGATCATAAACTTTCTTGAGGCACAAAATATTTTGgtagaacaacaatgtggataCAGAAGGGGAAGATCAACAATAAATGCTATATATCAAGCTTTAAATTCAACCATAAAATCTttaaacagaaataaaaaaacagtGGCACTCTGTTTGGACCTATCAAAAGCCTTTGATAGAGTGAATCATGAGATATTGCTGAAAAAGATGGAGAAATATGGAATAAGAGGCGCTGCATTGAAGCTATTCAGATCATACCTAAAAAATAGAATTCAAAGGACGGTAGAAAAGGGAATAGATGGTACACAAATAATCTCTGATGCAATTCAAATAGAGAGAGGTGTTCCTCAGGGCTCGATACTAGGCCCACTACTGTACATAATCTACACCAATGATTTAATACAGGTCACAACAAATAATACTgttagtccaagaaaatggccaatgaaatacgaattttgaggttaaaacttgaattttcgatataagttactttgaagcatctaaaaacgaactgtgaaaggtttttttaaattcacccccgggaaggggtgaaaaaaaataaaaaaaggggtttttttgaaattttggggaaatggtaagtgttagaaaaaaaagtttcgaataaaagttgtagagcgtaacattttacataaaaatgttttcacaactttttttcctaaaattgaaattaactgagatatggtagctagaagctaggggatgataacaggaactttaaaaaatcataagttgttgaaaaattgaaaaaactcataattttttatttaaattacttatatgattataaactttaattctagagaaaaattttttttttttaattgtttataaaaaagttataacgatttaaaatttttattttcaaattaaatcaacttatatatatatatattatatgctAAAGCTCTTTCGATAGTACAAGAATCGAAtagtgaagaattaaaaaatgttgtcgTTCGTCTTGGTGGCTTCCACCTGTTAATGTCATACCTGGGAGCAATCGGTTACATTATGTCTGAGAGTGGAATTGAAGATTTATGGACAACAGTCTATGCAGGTGATTCTGTAAAGAAAATGTTAACTGGTCATGCTTATGCTAGAGCGTTGCGAGCTCATATCATGTCGTTCACCGCACTTGGTATTATAATTTGTAGAAGCTTGAAACCTTCGGATGAATTCCAAGATTCTATTAAAAAGTTTTTCGGTACGTGGGATTCAGAACCTCCACTTCTAACAGATTGTGATGACGAACCAGTAATAACTGATATGTGCGAAAGATTTGTACAGCAACTGGCAGTGATGGAAAAAAATGGTCCAACATCTAAATTATGGATCCAGTATTTCAAAAGCATTATTATTGCATTGCAATTTTTAGAAGCGGAACGATTAGGCAATTGGGAACTACACTTACAAAGCGTCAAAGAGATGTTACCATTCTTCCATGCAAGTGGACATTATCCATATGCGAAATACGCTCAAATTTATTTGCAACAAATGGCTGACCTCGAGTTAATTATGGATCCAGGAGAATATGACGAATTCACGAAGGAAGGTTTTTTTACAATTCGTAGATCCGAAAAAGCATGGGCTGGAATTTGGTCAGACATGGTTATTGAACAGACCCTCAATCGTTTCTTCGGTACTGACTTGAAGCATGGAAGAGGTGTTACTTCCAGTGTTGTAACAAGATATTTAGTAGCAATGCCATCAGCATTCAATATCATGGAATGTTTAGAGACATATTGCAAGATTGAATCAAGCAACAGTGAACAACATGTTGATATTTCAAGAAGTAGAATCACAAAAGATGAAgtaggaattaaaaaatttttgttttggcttgatgaaagaaATCCATTTGAGGTTAGAACTTCATTAGTATCACTCTCTACTGGAATCATAGGTGGACCAACAATTAATTGTCATAATGCAGTAGAAGTTGGATTGCAAGGTATAGCTACCATGGTtggtaaaaatattgataacgtTTCTTTGTCTAACGCGTTCAAAGTGAAAACACTTGCAAATGCGAAAAGTGGTATGCATATTGGCGATGATTTTGTTGCTGTCGACTCATTCTTGTTAATTCAGAGAATATCAgtattttttcatggcaatGTTGAAGAAACACGCAATGCATTGAAGTACGAGTTGTCACCGTTTCCTCTGAGCTTATTCGACGAACATGGATTAATGAGAAAAACACCAAAATCAGAATTGTATAACGTTTTCCAGCCATACATTCAATCGCCTGCCTTAATATCTGGATCTGgatcaatttttgtaattgatGGTGGCTGGCTTCTGCATAGCTATGTTTGGCCGCATGGAAAGAAATACTCAGACATTTGTAACCTTTACTACTCTtatcttattgaaaattttggatctAACGTGACAGTCATATTCGACGGCTACTCGAAGGAAACAATAGGAATTAAGTCCTACGAAAGATATCGCAGAAAAGAAAAATGTGTTGCTGCAGATGTTGAGATTTCTGAAGATAATCTCGTGACCTTGACCCAAAAGAAGTTCCTGTCCAATATTGCAAATAAGAAACAATTTGTAAACTTACTGAGTAATAATCTTCAAAACCGTGGTATTAGCACGAATATAGCTTCAGAAGACGCGGATCTTTTAATTGTCAAAACTGCAATCGAtttaaaaagaagaagaaatcaatccGTGACGATAGTTGGTAATGATATTGACTTACTTATCATTTTGATTTCACTTGTCTCTGACGAAGAGGTAATATACTTTTATAAAATGACACCAGGAAAACAAGCTAATGTTATTTATTCTACGGAATACGATAAAAATTTGAAgccttttttgctttttgcgcaTGCATTTGCAGGTTGCGACACTACAAgtgcaatttttaaaaaaggaaaaaaaagtataatatctttattgaaaaaaaaacctgatttGCAAGCTCTAATTTCTGTTTTCTATGAGTCTAATCGTTCAATTGAGGAATTATACGcagtatctgaaaaaattatattccatCCCTATGGTCAAAGTATTACAGATGAACTGACACTTGGTGAATTAAGATATAGGATATTTTCATCATCGGCTGCTGCTTTTAAAAAAGAAGTTATCTTAGCTTCTTTACCACCGACTGAATCAGCCCTACGAGAACATACAAAACGAGTGTATTATCAAATTCAACAGTGGTTAGGCAACAATCTAAATCCGGACGATTGGGGTTGGAGAAGAACCTTATTTATGATGATACCTATCATGTCAAACGCGGAACCAGCACCAAAGGAGTTAATAGATAAAGTAAGTTACAATTCACACCAACTTATCTTATTTTAGTGTTATccaatagtaataataaattattcattttgcattttattttaacaGGTTTCTTGTAGCTGTAAAACGAATTGTTTATCAGTTCGATGTGGTTGCAAAAAAAGTGgtttaaaatgcaataaattttgtaaaagttgccaaggccaaagctgtgaTAACGCTTCTGCAAGATCGTTTAATCTTGAGgatgatgaaaatgaagataaagaagatgaagaaagagatgatagtgatgatgaaaatgatgatgatggaAATGTTTATGAGGATGAAAATGATGGTGAAGAAGAAACTACTGTCGAAGACGGAGAACAAGAAAATGAAGCTATATGTACAGGACGTAAAACTGTTAAAAACACTCGTTCAAAAGTATCCACACAAAAGgtataatatcaatcaaataaaattcttctttagttaatttttacgctatggacgataatttttttcttgtattctTCACAGATTTTTTGTGGTTGTAGAACCAATTGTGCATCAGCAAGATGTAGTTGTAGAAAAAGTTCTCTCAAATGTAATGAATTATGCAAGTTTTGTCATGGTGATACATGCAATAACAGTATAAATGCAGGCGTTGATACCAATGAAGATAGTGAATATGAGACACATACAAAAGCTAACGATAAAGACGAAGAAACACCTACTGAAGAAGAAAACGAAGGAAGCTCAACTGTTAGAGACAGCAGTCCActtgatgaaatttatattaactttgaaaaattttaatataatttttggaattgcaaaatctatatttttttatttattatataattagagAATCAATTACTCTTAGgaagtttcttcaaatttttttaattgtaatacaattttgtaatctattaaaaaaaaaaaatattttcatcagttaaagttgatttaatttgaaaataaaaattttaaattgttataacttttttataaacaattaaaaaaaaaaaaattttctctagaattaaagtttataatcatataagtaattttttttctgtcttctttttctgtcttccttctcaatgcttttctcaatcaacttttttaatcctctctctttcactgaaacaacagtgtcggtgtcattgatcaaaactgtgtcacaaatactgcataatgcttgttgatccatgttgaaatttcaacctatataaacaagaaaagtacaaaattaattcattatcaactaatctaggtagatacttcaacaatagtatttaaaaaattaaataatataaaatgattgatggtgatttttataacaaagtaaataaaaagcatgtgtttatgttttgaccatgcggtttctcaatataaaattgaacatcacttaaataattaccttttccaaattaacagcactaatcaattcactcaaaacaaatggagaatattgtaaacacacagagatcaattcactcaaaacaaatggagaatattgtaaacacacagagaacaactggcgcattgagaacaactgacgcatgcgcatgaggtaccgaagtcggtagtgaaagcaaatggccgccacacaatatctttcaccaggtaaattattttatatctgcttgaaaagaacaggtaaaaattaaatttcaacgcgtatggtcaatttcttaaaatattaatctattaaaaaaaatatatatatattttcatcagttaaagttgatttaatttgaaaataaaaattttaaattgttataacttttttataaacaattaaaaaaaaaaatttttctctagaattaaagtttataatcatataagtaatttaaaaaaaaaattataagttttttcaatttttcaacaacttatgattttttaaagttcctgttatcatcccctagcttctagctaccatatctcagttaatttcaattttaggaaaaaaagttgtgAGAACATTtctatgtaaaattttacgctctacaacttttattcgaaacttttttttctaacacttaccatttccccaaaatttcaaaaaaacccctttttttattttttttcaccccttcccgggggtgaatttaaaaaaacctttcacagttcgtttttagatgcttcaaagtaacttatatcgaaaattcaagttttaacctcaaaattcgtatttcattggccattttcttggactactaTTCGGAAAGGGAAATGTATTCATCCAAACTTTTATTCGATCATTAGGAATGATATGAGAAACATGGAAGATATTTCTAGGgtaaaaacaatataaattttcTTCCTGGGCATGTAGTTTTTGTTAGGGATTACAATCAAAGCCATCCTGCGttatagtccaagaaaatggccaatgaaatacgaattttgaggttaaaacttgaattttcgatataagttactttgaagcatctaaaaacgaactgtgaaaggtttttttaaattcacccccgggaaggggtgaaaaaaaataaaaaaaggggtttttttgaaattttggggaaatggtaagtgttagaaaaaaaagtttcgaataaaagttgtagagcgtaaaattttacatagaAATGTTCTcacaactttttttcctaaaattgaaattaactgagatatggtagctagaagctaggggatgataacaggaactttaaaaaatcataagttgttgaaaaattgaaaaaacttataattttttttttaaattacttatatgattataaactttaattctagagaaaaatttttttttttaattgtttataaaaaagttataacaatttaaaatttttattttcaaattaaatcaactttaactgatgaaaatatatatatattttttttaatagattaatattttaagaaattgaccatacgcgttgaaatttaatttttacctgttcttttcaagcagatataaaataatttacctggtgaaagatattgtgtggcggccatttgctttcactaccgacttcggtacctcatgcgcatgcgtcagttgttctcaatgcgccagttgttctctgtgtgtttacaatattctccatttgttttgagtgaattgatctctgtgtgtttacaatattctccatttgttttgagtgaattgattagtgctgttaatttggaaaaggtaattatttaagtgatgttcaattttatattgagaaaccgcatggtcaaaacataaacacatgctttttatttactttgttataaaaatcaccatcaatcattttatattatttaattttttaaatactattgttgaagtatctacctagattagttgataatgaattaattttgtacttttcttgtttatataggttgaaatttcaacatggatcaacaagcattatgcagtatttgtgacacagttttgatcaatgacaccgacactgttgtttcagtgaaagagagaggattaaaaaagttgattgagaaaagcattgagaaggaagacagaaaaagaagacagaaaaaaaattacttatatgattataaactttaattctagagaaaatttttttttttttaattgtttataaaaaagttataacaatttaaaatttttattttcaaattaaatcaactttaactgatgaaaatatttttttttttaatagattacaaaattgtattacaattaaaaaaatttgaagaaacttcCTAAGAGTAATTGATTctctaattatataataaataaaaaaatatagattttgcaattccaaaaattatattaaaatttttcaaagttaatataaatttcatcaagTGGACTGCTGTCTCTAACAGTTGAGCTTCCTTCGTTTTCTTCTTCAGTAGGTGTTTCTTCGTCTTTATCGTTAGCTTTTGTATGTGTCTCATATTCACTATCTTCATTGGTATCAACGCCTGCATTTATACTGTTATTGCATGTATCACCATGACAAAACTTGCATAATTCATTACATTTGAGAGAACTTTTTCTACAACTACATCTTGCTGATGCACAATTGGTTCTACAACCACAAAAAATCTGTGAagaatacaagaaaaaaattatcgtccatagcgtaaaaattaactaaagaagaattttatttgattgatattatacCTTTTGTGTGGATACTTTTGAACGAGTGTTTTTAACAGTTTTACGTCCTGTACATATAGCTTCATTTTCTTGTTCTCCGTCTTCGACAGTAGTTTCTTCTTCACCATCATTTTCATCCTCATAAACATTtccatcatcatcattttcatcatcactatcatctctttcttcatcttctttatcttcattttcatcatcCTCAAGATTAAACGATCTTGCAGAAGCGTTAtcacagctttggccttggcaacttttacaaaatttattgcattttaaacCACTTTTTTTGCAACCACATCGAGCTGATAAACAATTCGTTTTACAGCTACAAGAAACCtgttaaaataaaatgcaaaatgaataatttattattactattggATAACACTAAAATAAGATAAGTTGGTGTGAATTGTAACTTACTTTATCTATTAACTCCTTTGGTGCTGGTTCCGCGTTTGACATGATAGGTATCATCATAAATAAGGTTCTTCTCCAACCCCAATCGTCCGGATTTAGATTGTTGCCTAACCACTGTTGAATTTGATAATACACTCGTTTTGTATGTTCTCGTAGGGCTGATTCAGTCGGTGGTAAAGAAGCTAAGATAACTTCTTTTTTAAAAGCAGCAGCCGATGATGAAAATATCCTATATCTTAATTCACCAAGTGTCAGTTCATCTGTAATACTTTGACCATAGGGatggaatataattttttcagatactgCGTATAATTCCTCAATTGAACGATTAGACTCATAGAAAACAGAAATTAGAGCTTGCaaatcaggtttttttttcaataaagatattatacttttttttccttttttaaaaattgcacTTGTAGTGTCGCAACCTGCAAATGCAtgcgcaaaaagcaaaaaaggcTTCAAATTTTTATCGTATTCCGTAGAATAAATAACATTAGCTTGTTTTCCTGGTGTCATTTTATAAAAGTATATTACCTCTTCGTCAGAGACAAGTGAAATCAAAATGATAAGTAAGTCAATATCATTACCAACTATCGTCACggattgatttcttcttctttttaaaTCGATTGCAGTTTTGACAATTAAAAGATCCGCGTCTTCTGAAGCTATATTCGTGCTAATACCACGGTTTTGAAGATTATTACTCAGTAAGTTTACAAATTGTTTCTTATTTGCAATATTGGACAGGAACTTCTTTTGGGTCAAGGTCACGAGATTATCTTCAGAAATCTCAACATCTGCAGCAACACATTTTTCTTTTCTGCGATATCTTTCGTAGGACTTAATTCCTATTGTTTCCTTCGAGTAGCCGTCGAATATGACTGTCACGTTagatccaaaattttcaataagataAGAGTAGTAAAGGTTACAAATGTCTGAGTATTTCTTTCCATGCGGCCAAACATAGCTATGCAGAAGCCAGCCACCatcaattacaaaaattgatcCAGATCCAGATATTAAGGCAGGCGATTGAATGTATGGCTGGAAAACGTTATACAATTCTGATTTTGGTGTTTTTCTCATTAATCCATGTTCGTCGAATAAGCTCAGAGGAAACGGTGACAACTCGTACTTCAATGCATTGCGTGTTTCTTCAACattgccatgaaaaaatacTGATATTCTCTGAATTAACAAGAATGAGTCGACAGCAACAAAATCATCGCCAATATGCATACCACTTTTCGCATTTGCAAGTGTTTTCACTTTGAACGCGTTAGACAAAGAAacgttatcaatatttttaccaACCATGGTAGCTATACCTTGCAATCCAACTTCTACTGCATTATGACAATTAATTGTTGGTCCACCTATGATTCCAGTAGAGAGTGATACTAATGAAGTTCTAACCTCAAATGGATttctttcatcaagccaaaacaaaaattttttaattcctacTTCATCTTTTGTGATTCTACTTCTTGAAATATCAACATGTTGTTCACTGTTGCTTGATTCAATCTTGCAATATGTCTCTAAACATTCCATGATATTGAATGCTGATGGCATTGCTACTAAATATCTTGTTACAACACTGGAAGTAACACCTCTTCCATGCTTCAAGTCAGTACCGAAGAAACGATTGAGGGTCTGTTCAATAACTATGTCTGACCAAATTCCAGCCCATGCTTTTTCGGATCTACGAATTGTAAAAAAACCTTCCTTCGTGAATTCGTCATATTCTCCTGGATCCATAATTAACTCGAGGTCAGCCATTTGTTGCAAATAAATTTGAGCGTATTTCGCATATGGATAATGTCCACTTGCATGGAAGAATGGTAACATCTCTTTGACGCTTTGTAAGTGTAGTTCCCAATTGCCTAATCGTTCCGCTTCTAAAAATTGCAATGCAATAATAATGCTTTTGAAATACTGGATCCATAATTTAGATGTTGGACCATTTTTTTCCATCACTGCCAGTTGCTGTACAAATCTTTCGCACATATCAGTTATTACTGGTTCGTCATCACAATCTGTTAGAAGTGGAGGTTCTGAATCCCACGTACCGAAAAACTTTTTAATAGAATCTTGGAATTCATCCGAAGGTTTCAAGCTTCTACAAATTATAATACCAAGTGCGGTGAACGACATGATATGAGCTCGCAACGCTCTAGCATAAGCATGACCAGTTAACATTTTCTTTACAGAATCACCTGCATAGACTGTTGTCCATAAATCTTCAATTCCACTCTCAGACATAATGTAACCGATTGCTCCCAGGTATGACATTAACAGGTGGAAGCCACCAAGACGAAcgacaacattttttaattcttcactaTTCGATTCTTGTACTATCGAAAGAGCTTTag
It contains:
- the LOC123680663 gene encoding uncharacterized protein LOC123680663 isoform X1 — protein: MSYLGAIGYIMSESGIEDLWTTVYAGDSVKKMLTGHAYARALRAHIMSFTALGIIICRSLKPSDEFQDSIKKFFGTWDSEPPLLTDCDDEPVITDMCERFVQQLAVMEKNGPTSKLWIQYFKSIIIALQFLEAERLGNWELHLQSVKEMLPFFHASGHYPYAKYAQIYLQQMADLELIMDPGEYDEFTKEGFFTIRRSEKAWAGIWSDIVIEQTLNRFFGTDLKHGRGVTSSVVTRYLVAMPSAFNIMECLETYCKIESSNSEQHVDISRSRITKDEVGIKKFLFWLDERNPFEVRTSLVSLSTGIIGGPTINCHNAVEVGLQGIATMVGKNIDNVSLSNAFKVKTLANAKSGMHIGDDFVAVDSFLLIQRISVFFHGNVEETRNALKYELSPFPLSLFDEHGLMRKTPKSELYNVFQPYIQSPALISGSGSIFVIDGGWLLHSYVWPHGKKYSDICNLYYSYLIENFGSNVTVIFDGYSKETIGIKSYERYRRKEKCVAADVEISEDNLVTLTQKKFLSNIANKKQFVNLLSNNLQNRGISTNIASEDADLLIVKTAIDLKRRRNQSVTIVGNDIDLLIILISLVSDEEVIYFYKMTPGKQANVIYSTEYDKNLKPFLLFAHAFAGCDTTSAIFKKGKKSIISLLKKKPDLQALISVFYESNRSIEELYAVSEKIIFHPYGQSITDELTLGELRYRIFSSSAAAFKKEVILASLPPTESALREHTKRVYYQIQQWLGNNLNPDDWGWRRTLFMMIPIMSNAEPAPKELIDKVSCSCKTNCLSARCGCKKSGLKCNKFCKSCQGQSCDNASARSFNLEDDENEDKEDEERDDSDDENDDDGNVYEDENDGEEETTVEDGEQENEAICTGRKTVKNTRSKVSTQKIFCGCRTNCASARCSCRKSSLKCNELCKFCHGDTCNNSINAGVDTNEDSEYETHTKANDKDEETPTEEENEGSSTVRDSSPLDEIYINFEKF
- the LOC123680663 gene encoding uncharacterized protein LOC123680663 isoform X2; its protein translation is MSYLGAIGYIMSESGIEDLWTTVYAGDSVKKMLTGHAYARALRAHIMSFTALGIIICRSLKPSDEFQDSIKKFFGTWDSEPPLLTDCDDEPVITDMCERFVQQLAVMEKNGPTSKLWIQYFKSIIIALQFLEAERLGNWELHLQSVKEMLPFFHASGHYPYAKYAQIYLQQMADLELIMDPGEYDEFTKEGFFTIRRSEKAWAGIWSDIVIEQTLNRFFGTDLKHGRGVTSSVVTRYLVAMPSAFNIMECLETYCKIESSNSEQHVDISRSRITKDEVGIKKFLFWLDERNPFEVRTSLVSLSTGIIGGPTINCHNAVEVGLQGIATMVGKNIDNVSLSNAFKVKTLANAKSGMHIGDDFVAVDSFLLIQRISVFFHGNVEETRNALKYELSPFPLSLFDEHGLMRKTPKSELYNVFQPYIQSPALISGSGSIFVIDGGWLLHSYVWPHGKKYSDICNLYYSYLIENFGSNVTVIFDGYSKETIGIKSYERYRRKEKCVAADVEISEDNLVTLTQKKFLSNIANKKQFVNLLSNNLQNRGISTNIASEDADLLIVKTAIDLKRRRNQSVTIVGNDIDLLIILISLVSDEEVIYFYKMTPGKQANVIYSTEYDKNLKPFLLFAHAFAGCDTTSAIFKKGKKSIISLLKKKPDLQALISVFYESNRSIEELYAVSEKIIFHPYGQSITDELTLGELRYRIFSSSAAAFKKEVILASLPPTESALREHTKRVYYQIQQWLGNNLNPDDWGWRRTLFMMIPIMSNAEPAPKELIDKVSCSCKTNCLSARCGCKKSGLKCNKFCKSCQGQSCDNASARSFNLEDDENEDKEDEERDDSDDENDDDGNVYEDENDGEEETTVEDGEQENEAICTGRKTVKNTRSKVSTQKNQLCISKM
- the LOC123680665 gene encoding uncharacterized protein LOC123680665 → MMKMKIKKMKKEMIVMMKMMMMEMFMRMKMMVKKKLLSKTENKKMKLYVQDVKLLKTLVQKYPHKRTNCASARCSCRKSSLKCNELCKFCHGDTCNNSINAGVDTNEDSEYETHTKANDKDEETPTEEENEGSSTVRDSSPLDEIYINFEKF